CCGCGCGCGTCATCGAAACGGTGCGGCCGGTGCTGGAAGCGTCGAAGGGCCGGGCGTTCCTGTTGTTCACCTCGCATCGCGCACTGCGGCTTGCGGCCGACCTGTTGCTGGATGGACCGTGGCCGCTGTTCGTGCAGGGCACCGCGCCACGCCACCAGTTGCTGTCCGACTTCCGCGATTCCGGCAACGGCGTGCTGCTGGGCGCGGCGAGTTTCTGGGAAGGCGTGGACGTTGCGGGCGAAGCCCTGAGCGTCGTCGTCATCGACAAGCTGCCGTTTGCGTCGCCCGACGATCCGGTGTTGCAGGCGCGGCTGGATGCCGTGCGCCGCGCGGGCGGCAATCCGTTCCGCGACTGGCAAATCCCGGCCGCCGCGATTGCATTGAAGCAGGGCGCCGGACGATTGATCCGCGACGTGCACGACCGCGGCGTGCTGGTGCTGTGCGATCCGCGCATCGGCACCAAGGCCTACGGAAAACTGTTCCTCGCCAGCCTGCCGCCGATGCCGCGGACGCGTGAAGTGGACGACGTGCGGCGATTTTTTTCGGCGGCGGATGCGACAATGCCGGCATGAACCTGCTCGCCATCGAAACCGCTACCGAAGCCTGCTCCGTCGCGTTGCTGCATGGCGACGCGCTGATCGACCGCAGCGAACTGGCGCCGCGTCGCCATGCGGAACTGGTCTTGCCGATGGCGGAATCGGTGCTGGCCGAGGCGGGCCTCGCGCGCAAACAACTCGACGCAATCGCGGTCGGGCAGGGGCCGGGCGCGTTCACCGGCGTGCGCCTGGCAATCTCGGTGGCGCAAGGTTTGGCGCTGGCGCTCGACATTCCGGTGGTGCCGGTATCGTCGCTCGCGGCGCTGGCGATGCAGGCGCCGAAGAACGGCGCCGCGATCCTTGCGACTATCGACGCACGCCGCGAGGAAATCTACGCGGGCACGTTCCGGTTTGACCCAGGCGGATTGGTCGAGCCGCTGGGCCTGGAGCATGTGCTTCCTGCATTCGGCCTGATCCTGCCGCAAGCCGAAGCGTGGAACGTGCTGGGCACCGGTTGGGGCGCATACGGTGATGCTATTCGAGAGCGATTGCCGTCTGCGCCGCGTTGGGCCGACGGTGAGCGTTACCCCCAGGCATGTGATGTGGTGCGACTCGCCGCACCGTTGTTCGCGGCCGGCAAGGGCGTGCCGCCGGAACAGGCGTTGCCGGTTTACCTGCGCGACAAGGTGGCGTTGACGCTGGAAGAACAGCAACAACAAGCAACATGAAAGCCGTCGTCGCGGCGCAAGCCGGGACCCATGTTCCCGATGAACCAGAAGATGCTGGGTGCCGGCCTTCGCCGGCATGACGAAGATTCAGGTGCAGGCGTTACGAATCGCATCCGGCAACGGCACCGACGCGCCGGTCGCGGGATCGACCCACACCATCACCACGTTGCCGTCGGCGTACACGCATGCATGATCGTTGCGATCGACGATGCGGTTGCCGATCGTCATCGACGTTGTGCCTAGTCGTTCGCAGGAAAGCAGCACGTCGATCTCGGCGGGCCATTCGATCGGCTTGCGATAGTGCAACTCGACGGCCGCCATCACCGGCATCGCGTGCGCGCTGAACCATTCGCCCGGCACCGTGCGCAGCCATTGCAGGCGCGCTTCTTCCAG
The genomic region above belongs to Rhodanobacteraceae bacterium and contains:
- a CDS encoding tRNA threonylcarbamoyladenosine biosynthesis protein TsaB; the encoded protein is MNLLAIETATEACSVALLHGDALIDRSELAPRRHAELVLPMAESVLAEAGLARKQLDAIAVGQGPGAFTGVRLAISVAQGLALALDIPVVPVSSLAALAMQAPKNGAAILATIDARREEIYAGTFRFDPGGLVEPLGLEHVLPAFGLILPQAEAWNVLGTGWGAYGDAIRERLPSAPRWADGERYPQACDVVRLAAPLFAAGKGVPPEQALPVYLRDKVALTLEEQQQQAT
- a CDS encoding Thioesterase superfamily, with product MIDNKKSSRQRAPRRRVKAKTAAETALSPAIPARSTEQPPPSRTLATIPLHVRWRDLDAFNHVNNSSYLTFLEEARLQWLRTVPGEWFSAHAMPVMAAVELHYRKPIEWPAEIDVLLSCERLGTTSMTIGNRIVDRNDHACVYADGNVVMVWVDPATGASVPLPDAIRNACT